aattataatgattagatgagataagataagatgaaatattttttatatttatttaacagttgagtccatttaaaaaaaaatacttttaagaaTGAATCAATCCTTGTATAAGTTGTTGTGTGCAAGTTTaggacaatttttttaaaaagtaaagatctacctaaataaataaaattgttctATCCATTCATTAATATTTCACCATAAGCAATGTTTTTTTGCCCATTATGAATATGtcaagaaatattaaaaatattttttatttttaattgctgAATATTgactaattataatttttaaaaaataattttatttaaattttggggtggagaaaaatatttatataatatatttaattaaaaaaattttaaaatttaaatattataaattaaatcttatagCGTAGGTTAATctttccaaaatatatatatctttttggaaaaaatgataataataataataataataataataacaacatttTGCTTCGTCGACTCTGCATTTTCTCTTCGGAGAACACCGAACACTCGGCAATCCACCTTAAGAAAAATGGAATCACTCAATCCAAACGTCGAAGACGACGACGTTTTCCTCGACGCCCCCGATGAGTTCCCCTTCTACGACTGCCTCTCCTCCCTCACCGCCCAGCCTGAGCCATCCACTTCATCCTCCACTCTCTCTTCTCCGGCCGCCTTCTCCACCTCTACCCTCCGCCGCCGTTCGCCCTCTCGCCTCGTGGATTCCAACCACTCAATCTTGGATTCCGATTTCACCCTCGGCTCTGAGATCCACTCCGCCATCGATTCGAAGCCGAGGTTTCGGATTCATCGGAACCTGAAGGAAAGCCAAAAGCCCGAGCCTGATCCCAGTCGATTTAGCTCTGTTTCTCAAGCCCAGGGATCATCAAATTCGACCGTAACCACTGAAACCGATACACGGGCTGAAGTCTCGGCCGTCGAAGCCAACGATCCCTCATCCCACTTTCTCATATACGTTGCCGGACTACTAATCAAAGCAATTAGCTTCCAAATCAATCTCTTCGTAACCTTCACAACACTTCCTCTATTTCTTCTCTACCACTCTTACATGCTCGTCACCAGCCCCTTTCAAACGGTGCGTCGCGCTAGAGACTATTTGATCCAGGAACTCTCAAAATTAGGCCAAACCGTAGGCGAAAGCTTAAGTCCTTTGCTAAACGACTGCTCGAGGGAGCACAAGTGGGTTTGGAAGGTGGCATTGCGGTGGGGGTGGGGGTTTCTGTGGTCGGTTTACGTTTGCATCGTTTTGTGCAGCCTATTGGTCTCCTCTCTCGTGGTTAGCGGAGTTGTGATGAGGTTCTTGGTGCAGGAGCCGATTCagatgaagaagatgttgaATTTCGATTACACTAAGCCCAGCCCGGTCGCCTATGTGCCCATCGTTTCGTGTGATGGAGTTGGTTGTGGCGAGGATTGTAAGGAACAGATTGGAGGGTTCAGGTTTATACCTCCTAATCACAGGTTGCAGGTTACGGTTTCGTTAACGTTGCCAGAGTCCGAGTATAACCGAAATCTCGGGGTCTTTCAGGTACTTGTTCACTCATGGAGAGTCATATTAATCTCTTTTTTGTAGCTTTAGGAATTTAGAGAGATAAAAAGGCTTGTCAGTTATGTTTTATCAATCAGTCGTTATTACGTTCAATTTTGTTAGATGTTGGGATGGCAGCTTGACTTTTTAGTATATTGGGTTTCTGTCCAGTTATGGTATGGACATGGTAGAGCTTAACCACTGATGCTCGAATATGTCTATTGCAATGACATGTCTACAGGAATAGAGACTTACCcgtatttcatttatattttttagttgTGTAATTCTCCATAGTAGTTGGTTTGTGTTACTTTATTTCTTCAGTTTCTTTGTcagatgttttgttttttatcagtaaacaaattttattgatagaatTAGACATAGCCCAAGTGCTTTGTCAGATTGTTATCACGGCGGAAACTTTTGCTGAACAATATAGGATGTAAGCTTATGTCAAGTCTGTTGGCATCATAGGGTACAGTTCTAGTGATATTGGCAACTGGGGCAAGTGCCtgagtttaatatgttattatattcttGAATTGGTGGAAAGGTCTGCAACTAAGAAGACACAACGTGCTGATAATAGTTGAGAAGTTTTAGATGAGATTGAGCCCcattttttaactcaatactCTTACCACCCCTTTTGTCATAAaggaaataataaatagaaaacatATAGAACATTTTAATCTATTATAACAGACATATATCTACGTGTGGACTGTTTAATCATGTTTAAATGAAACGTTGCTATTACAACAAAGCGTTAAAGGCTTTGAAAGTGTGAGGGAAGGATGCTACTTTCTCTCAAGTTCTTCCTTCTTTATTGTATAGTTTCAAAATCTTTCCTTTCTCTGGAAAAAATCTCCCTCTGTAttgtttggtttaattttggtgtCTGATATCCATATGTGATAAGTGTTTCCTTgactttttttaatgtttttctgaAGATCAGGGTTGGCTTTCTCTCTGCTAGTGGTAAAACCCTTGCCAGTTTAAGCCATCCATGCATGTTACTATTTAAAAGCGAGCCTATCCGTCTTCTACTGACTTTTCTTAAGATTGTGCCTCTCGTCACTGGTTATGTATCAGAATCACAAACCCTAAATCTGAAGTTTAGAGGTTTTACTGAAGGAAAGATGCCTACTGCCTGCTTAAAGATTATCATTGAACAACGAGCAGAGTACCATCCTGGTGCTGGCATCCCCGAAATATATGATGCATCTCTAATCCTTGAGTCAGAACTTCCCCTGTTCAAAAGAATTATATGGTATTGGAAGAAGACTTTATTCATATGGATGGCCATGATGTCATTTATGATGCAGTTGCTGTTTACTCTAGTCTGTTGTAGATCTATTATTATTCCAAAAGCAAGGCCAAGGGATAGCTCTGCAGGAAGTAGTGATGCTCCAAACGGTCCCTCTGCACAAGGTTGAGAAGTGGCTCCTGCAGACTTGATGATTATGGTGGAAAGGGtcttatatatgatattgagcTCAGTGTCTACTAACATATTCGATTGAAACCGGGTGATGTGGACGCGTTACAAAGGTTTGGGGTTTAACCGTGTAAAAGACATGTTGCCTTTGTTTGCCTCTAGGGTtccttgtcaaaaaaaaaaaaatatatatatatatacattcaatTACATTTGGTAC
This sequence is a window from Carya illinoinensis cultivar Pawnee chromosome 9, C.illinoinensisPawnee_v1, whole genome shotgun sequence. Protein-coding genes within it:
- the LOC122277313 gene encoding seipin-2-like, whose amino-acid sequence is MESLNPNVEDDDVFLDAPDEFPFYDCLSSLTAQPEPSTSSSTLSSPAAFSTSTLRRRSPSRLVDSNHSILDSDFTLGSEIHSAIDSKPRFRIHRNLKESQKPEPDPSRFSSVSQAQGSSNSTVTTETDTRAEVSAVEANDPSSHFLIYVAGLLIKAISFQINLFVTFTTLPLFLLYHSYMLVTSPFQTVRRARDYLIQELSKLGQTVGESLSPLLNDCSREHKWVWKVALRWGWGFLWSVYVCIVLCSLLVSSLVVSGVVMRFLVQEPIQMKKMLNFDYTKPSPVAYVPIVSCDGVGCGEDCKEQIGGFRFIPPNHRLQVTVSLTLPESEYNRNLGVFQIRVGFLSASGKTLASLSHPCMLLFKSEPIRLLLTFLKIVPLVTGYVSESQTLNLKFRGFTEGKMPTACLKIIIEQRAEYHPGAGIPEIYDASLILESELPLFKRIIWYWKKTLFIWMAMMSFMMQLLFTLVCCRSIIIPKARPRDSSAGSSDAPNGPSAQG